From Mycobacterium colombiense CECT 3035:
CCAGCCTGGATGGACCTCTCGAGTGGCCCGACGCGACTGTCGTGCGCGGCGACGCCGTCGACGTCGTTGGCAGGCTCAAGGAGGAGTCCGAGGTGCCGTTGCGCTCGCACGGCAGCCTGTCGATGAACCGGGCGCTGATGGCCGCCGGCCTGGTCGACCGGGTCCAGGTGACGCTTTTCCCGGTGATCACCGGTCAGACCGGCGATGACCGGATCTTCCAGGGTGCGGCCGACTTCGACCTCGAGCTGATCGAGAGCCGAACACTGGACGGCGATATCCAAGAGCTCGTGTACCGGCCCACCCTGCATCCCTGAGCCCCAGGGGCGCACGTGTCCGTACATCGACGTCGTCGACGCCCCCGGCGACGGGGGAGCGAGAAGCGGTCGGATCGAGGCCAACATTTCAGGACGATGTCAGTTGGGCAAAGGAACTGCAGCTTAGCCGTGTGCGGCGGCCGGCATCGGCCCGTTTCGCTTTAATGTCGGCAACTATGGCCCGACAGACAAGTGGCGTGAAGTGCTGGCGCACAGCGCTTCACGTAACCGTGTCGGCACTGATGGTTGCCATCCTCGGACTCGCCATCAGCCCCGCGGCCCACGCGGCCGCGGCGATGGCGACGTTGTCGGTGGCACATACGTGGCAGACCGGTTTCATCGCCAACTTCACCGTTACCAACTCGAGCATGGCGCCGCTATCGGATTGGAAGCTCGAATTCGACATGCCGCCGGGACAATCCGTCTTGCACACGTGGAATAGCACCGTCGCCCAATCCGGCACGCATTTTGTTCTCACCCCTGCGAATTGGAATCGCGTCATTGCGCCCGGTGGTTCGGCCACCGGTGGTTTCAGGGGCGTGCTGAGCGGTACCTACTCGCCACCGGCGAATTGTGTGCTCAACGGGCAATATCGGTGCGCCTAGAGGCGACCGTGCGCTAGGGCTCGACGGCGTCACGACGACCGAACACGTTGCCGGGTGACTCCGCGCGTCGCCGCCTGAGTCGAGCCATTTCGAGAAGCACCCATTCGGTCGAGGGTTGCCGGCCGCGTTCGAACCAGGGGCTCGGCTGGGTGCACTGGCTCGCCGTCAATGAGCCCGGCGTAAGTTCGTTCGAAGCCCCGGCCGGGCGAGGGGGATCAGCCGGCCGCAGCTTGACCCACAAGACGCGAGAGGAAGCTCATGAGAACGATCGCACCCCGCCACGCCACCGTCGTCGGTCTGGCCGCCGTCGCGCTCATCACCGCGGGCTGCAGCAATGGCAAGAGCGTCGAGGCGTCGGCACCGCCTCAGGCCGGGGTGAGCGCCACCTCTACGGTTAAAACCCCAGCGCCGCCCACCGAGGTGAAGATCGTCGGTGACCGCGACGTGGAGGTGACTCTGACCGGCCCCATCGCTGCCAAGTACTCGTCGGCAACGGAGGATCAGAAGAAGGCTCTCGGCAAGCCGCTGACGGGCGACCGCAACGCGGGGACACGGGACAGCGGTCTGGTATTCCAGCAGTTCCAGGGCGGCGTGATCACCGCCAGGAACGGTGACGTCGGCACGCCCGCCTACATCACGCTGGGCAAGATACGGGAGGCCTGGAATGTTCCGCGCAACCCCGACGGCACGCCTGCGATCACCGGCACTAACGGTTCGGCAGGTCCGCTCGGCTTTCCCACCAGCGACCAGAACGCCGTCGGCGATCAGCTCGTGTCGAACTTCGAGCACGGCACGATCGGGTACAACCCGCAGACCGGCCAGGTCGAGGTGACGGTCAACGGGAAGCTCGTGCCGTCCGGGCTGTAGCCCGAAAGGTATAGCCGGGTACCGGCGTTACTGGCTGGGCGAGTTGCTAGCTTTTCCAGACGACCTTGTCCGTGCCTCCGGCGTCCCGGTAGACGACGCTGTCGGGGTTCGTACCGTTGCGGACGTCGAAGTAAAGGCGCCCCGTAACCGGGCTGCCCAAGGGAAGCGGTCCCTCAGGGAGGCCGTCGGTCTGGTTGCCTTTCATCACCGCGAACGTGGAGCTGTTGACGGCCCGCGCGTTGAAGTCGGCAATGTTCGGGGTCGCGTTACCGCTCACGCCTTTCGCTGTGACGTCGGAGTACCAAATGCCGTCGTTGTGGCCGCTGGGCTGCAGGTTGCTCACCGTGTAGTCGATGGTGCCGCCATTACTGGAAATCTCGGCCATCTGGCCGAATTGCAGCACTTGCGGATCGGCGAATGCCGGGGCCGCCATGAAAAGTCCGACCGCCGCCAATGCAGCGGTTGCTGCGGTTGTTTTCGATGCAATGTGTGAGAACGCCACGTCGGGCTCCCTTCGTGATGTGCCGGCTATCCAGGAGCGGCAGCTGAATTGAGTTCTATCCAAAGCTCGGAATTTCAAACCTGACGCTTATTAATGGCGCTTGTCGGATCCTGCGCACTGGTCACTCAGGTGCTTTGGTCGCCCTCTGTAACCGCGCGAATGGAACCCATGAGAACGATCGCGTACCGCCTCCCGGCAGCACCAGGGCGGCGTGAGCACCACGGTAAACCGGAAGGTCGTCCTGCGGGGGCCGTAGCCCGGCAATACCAAGACGCCGGTCGCGCTCATCGCAGGTCAGCTTCTACGTCAAATATGTTGTAGTGCAACATATTTCGCGCACATGAACTCTGGCTTGGGAAGTGGCAGCAACGCCTATCGCACATCGCCGCTTGGGCGACCCCCATGGAGGTTCCACTGGCCGCAGTCGGGGGCCAGGACGTCGTTGACGTCCACTTCGAGTCCGCCGACCTTCGGCCCGGGATTGGACGCGGTGCTCACGATGCGCTGGTAGAGAACAGCGGCGGGGTGAACCTGGCTGCCGGACCAGGCTTTGGTTTGCCAGACCCACCGGCGGCCGGGTGTGCTCGAAGACCCGACAACGCCATCGGCCGCGGCCCACTGGCACACCCTGACGCCTCCGTAGACCCCGGTGCGCTGAACCCCAAGAACCGAGTTGATTCCGCGAAACCACGGCAGCGCGGTGTGATTCCAGGTGTCGCGATTGATGTCCTCGTCGATGGTGAAGAAAATCGGCGCACTCTGGCCGCCGCCTGCCGCGGTGTGCAAACCCCAGGCAGTACGCGCATCTGCGATGCCGCCCGCGTAGCCCCGGGTGAAGTCCGACGGTGCCGACCCACCCGGCTTACCGAATTGGTAGTTGCTGACGATCGCCAAGCCGGCGGCTGTCAGCGAGTCGGCGTAGGACCGAGTGATCGGCTTGGCGCCAAACGACGAGCCGGGACGCGACATCGAAACGTAGTTGACCACCCCGCTATAGCCGGCAGCGCGGATCTGCTGCGCCGGGATCTGGCGGGCGGCGAAGTCGATCAGCTGAGGGGGAGCGGCGGCAGCCGCCCTGGGCATGCCGCAGGCTATCGATGCGGCGCCCAGGCCGGCCAACGCGGCGGCGTAGCGCAGCGCGTCGCGCCGGGAAACCGCGCCCAGCCGCACTTCGCTGGCCGGCGGGGGCAAACTCTGCATCGCGCGATGTTAACGATGCGACTGTTGTTACCGATAGACCTGCGCCAGCCGAAACGCGGTTGCATTCCCAAATAGATACCAAGTGGTGACCGTTCGGCTATGAACTTCCCAGCCGCGCGCGAAACAACGCCCCGTGCAAGCAGATTGATGTCTCGCCGCTAACCGGCTTGTCCCACGATCGCCCGCGCCGCGCGCTCGGCGATGAGCATGACCGGCGCGTTGGTGTTGCCCGAAGTGATGGTGGGCATCGCCGAAGCATCGACCACTCGAAGGCCGGCGACGCGATACACGCGGCAGTCGGTGTCGAGCACCGTGGCGGCCGAGCGCGGCCGACCATGTGCGTCAAAGGCTCCCATCGCGCAGGTGCCCACCGGGTGGAAAATAGTCGTACCGAGTTCACTAGCCGCATTCTGCAGCTCTTCGTCGCTCGACAATTGCGGGCCGGGAAGCAACTCTTGGGGGCGGTAGCGGGCGAGAGCTGGCGCCGCCATGATCTGCCGGGTCATCCGGAGGCCAATCACGGCGGTTTGACGATCGGCGTCGGTCGACAGGTAATTGCAGGAAAGCTTCGGGTGGGTCAGTGGATCTGCGTCGGCCATGCGCACATGGCCACGCGAACTGGGTCGCAGATTGCAAACCGAGGGAGTGATGGCTCCGAAGGGGTGCAAGGGTTCGCTGAACTTCGGCAAAGACAAGGGCTGGACGTGCCACTCCATATTGGGACTGCTTAGCGCGGGGTCGCTCTTGGCGAAAGCCCCCAGGGTGGACGGCGGCATGGTCATGGGCCCCGATCGCAACAGCAGATACTGAAGTCCCATGCCGGCGCGGGTGATCCAATTCCGGTACAGCGTGTTGACGGTAGGGGCGCCCCGGATCCGGTAGACCGTTCGAAGCTGCAGATGGTCCTGGAGGTTCTCGCCCACTCCCGGCAGGTCGACGGCCACCGGCACCTGATGCTGGGCAAGCAGGCCGGCCGGGCCCAGACCCGAGACTTGCATCAGGTGCGGCGAGCCGATGGCTCCGGCGCTCAGGATCACCTCCCGGCGGGCTCGGACGTCGATGATTCGATCACCTCTGAGCAGCCGCACGCCGGTGACGCGGTGCTGCGCCGCGGTCCAGGCACCGCGGCGCAGATCATCGTGGACCTGGTCGTCCATCAGAATCCGCAAGGCCTGGGTCTGGGTGTAGACGGTGAGGTTGGGTCGGTGGGCGACGGGATGCAGGAAAGCATCGGCCATCGACCAGCGGCGGCCCCGCTTTTGGTTGACATGAAAGTACGCGCTGCCGGCGTTGTCGCCGCGGTTGAACTCCTCGATGGGTGCGATGCCCACCTGCGCGGCGGCGGCCTGCCAGGCGTCCAAGATCTTCCAGCTCACGCGCGGCCGCTCGACGCGGATCTCACCACCGGCGCCATGCCAGTCGTCGGCGCCGGCGAAGTAGTCCTCCAACTTCTTGTAGATCGCCAGCGTCTCGCCTGGGGAGCCCGAGCCGCCCCAAAGCCATCGCTCGTCACCGGTGGCCCGCGCCCACAGCTCGTAATCGCTGGCCTGCCCGCGCATGTGGATCATCGCGTTGATCGACGAGCAGCCACCGATCACGCGGCCCCGCGCGTAGAGAATGCTGCGGCCGGCCAGACCTGGGTCGGCCTCGGTGGTGAAACCCCAATCGGTACGGGGGTTGGCCATTGTGTACAAGTAGCCCACCGGCACTTTGATCCAGAACCAGTCGTCTCTGCCGCCGGCCTCGATGAGGAGCACACGGTGATCGGGGTTGGCGCTGAGCCGATTGGCGAGCAGGCAGCCCGCGCTGCCTGCTCCCACGATGATGAAGTCGAATTCGGCGACCGTGCTCATTGCGGTATCGGTCCTCCAAGCGTCGGATGCGCGTCCTAGTGTGCGCGACGATGGCCTCGTCCCGTCGGGGAATGAGTGGCCCCCACCAAGAGTCGTCCGTTGACCAAGCACAACGCTTGAGCCTTGGCATCTGAAACTGTAGGTGGCGCGATGAGTTTCGCCCTCCGGTGCAGTCTGATCTTCATGGGCAAACTCATCTATGGCTTCAACGTGTCGGTGGACGGGTATATCGCCGACGCACAAGGCAGTATCGACTGGGCTGATCCGAGCGACGAACTGCACCAATACTGGAATGACGTCGAGCGCGAGACCGCGTGCGCGTTCTACGGTCGTCGGCTCTACGAACTGATGTCCGCGTACTGGCCGACCGCCGACAAGGCCCCGGACGCCACCCCGATGATCGTCGACTTCGCCCACATCTGGCGCGACATGCCCAAGGTCGTGTTCTCGCGCACCCTGGAATCCGTCGACTGGAACTCCCGTCTGGAACGCGGCGACCCGGTCGAGGTGGTGACGAATCTGAAAGCCGAAACCGACGGCACGTTGGAGGTAGCCGGCGCGACGCTGGCCGCCCCGATCGTGCAGGC
This genomic window contains:
- a CDS encoding dihydrofolate reductase family protein; this translates as MTATYTFDVFSSLDGFGGVSGGDWGGYWGKQGPELLDRRLALYGEKQRMVLGANTYRLFAQMLAVSTEDSDVRDPWVTRMRHLPATVVSTSLDGPLEWPDATVVRGDAVDVVGRLKEESEVPLRSHGSLSMNRALMAAGLVDRVQVTLFPVITGQTGDDRIFQGAADFDLELIESRTLDGDIQELVYRPTLHP
- a CDS encoding cellulose-binding domain-containing protein; this translates as MARQTSGVKCWRTALHVTVSALMVAILGLAISPAAHAAAAMATLSVAHTWQTGFIANFTVTNSSMAPLSDWKLEFDMPPGQSVLHTWNSTVAQSGTHFVLTPANWNRVIAPGGSATGGFRGVLSGTYSPPANCVLNGQYRCA
- a CDS encoding LGFP repeat-containing protein: MRTIAPRHATVVGLAAVALITAGCSNGKSVEASAPPQAGVSATSTVKTPAPPTEVKIVGDRDVEVTLTGPIAAKYSSATEDQKKALGKPLTGDRNAGTRDSGLVFQQFQGGVITARNGDVGTPAYITLGKIREAWNVPRNPDGTPAITGTNGSAGPLGFPTSDQNAVGDQLVSNFEHGTIGYNPQTGQVEVTVNGKLVPSGL
- a CDS encoding MPT63 family protein yields the protein MAFSHIASKTTAATAALAAVGLFMAAPAFADPQVLQFGQMAEISSNGGTIDYTVSNLQPSGHNDGIWYSDVTAKGVSGNATPNIADFNARAVNSSTFAVMKGNQTDGLPEGPLPLGSPVTGRLYFDVRNGTNPDSVVYRDAGGTDKVVWKS
- a CDS encoding DUF1906 domain-containing protein; the protein is MQSLPPPASEVRLGAVSRRDALRYAAALAGLGAASIACGMPRAAAAAPPQLIDFAARQIPAQQIRAAGYSGVVNYVSMSRPGSSFGAKPITRSYADSLTAAGLAIVSNYQFGKPGGSAPSDFTRGYAGGIADARTAWGLHTAAGGGQSAPIFFTIDEDINRDTWNHTALPWFRGINSVLGVQRTGVYGGVRVCQWAAADGVVGSSSTPGRRWVWQTKAWSGSQVHPAAVLYQRIVSTASNPGPKVGGLEVDVNDVLAPDCGQWNLHGGRPSGDVR
- a CDS encoding GMC family oxidoreductase — translated: MSTVAEFDFIIVGAGSAGCLLANRLSANPDHRVLLIEAGGRDDWFWIKVPVGYLYTMANPRTDWGFTTEADPGLAGRSILYARGRVIGGCSSINAMIHMRGQASDYELWARATGDERWLWGGSGSPGETLAIYKKLEDYFAGADDWHGAGGEIRVERPRVSWKILDAWQAAAAQVGIAPIEEFNRGDNAGSAYFHVNQKRGRRWSMADAFLHPVAHRPNLTVYTQTQALRILMDDQVHDDLRRGAWTAAQHRVTGVRLLRGDRIIDVRARREVILSAGAIGSPHLMQVSGLGPAGLLAQHQVPVAVDLPGVGENLQDHLQLRTVYRIRGAPTVNTLYRNWITRAGMGLQYLLLRSGPMTMPPSTLGAFAKSDPALSSPNMEWHVQPLSLPKFSEPLHPFGAITPSVCNLRPSSRGHVRMADADPLTHPKLSCNYLSTDADRQTAVIGLRMTRQIMAAPALARYRPQELLPGPQLSSDEELQNAASELGTTIFHPVGTCAMGAFDAHGRPRSAATVLDTDCRVYRVAGLRVVDASAMPTITSGNTNAPVMLIAERAARAIVGQAG
- a CDS encoding dihydrofolate reductase family protein, whose amino-acid sequence is MGKLIYGFNVSVDGYIADAQGSIDWADPSDELHQYWNDVERETACAFYGRRLYELMSAYWPTADKAPDATPMIVDFAHIWRDMPKVVFSRTLESVDWNSRLERGDPVEVVTNLKAETDGTLEVAGATLAAPIVQAGLVDEYRIVVAPTLVGGGTPFFPTLPSWISLRLLENRTFPGGTVLLRYEAIHE